A single window of Anomaloglossus baeobatrachus isolate aAnoBae1 chromosome 5, aAnoBae1.hap1, whole genome shotgun sequence DNA harbors:
- the LOC142311130 gene encoding gastrula zinc finger protein XlCGF66.1-like isoform X2: protein MMEKGKSLMAERILSLTLEIIYLLTGEDSTVVITSSGEPVTPNNGPIVSGGSSRTIGDTKEPSTHPLLNDRKKILELTNKITELLTGEAPIRYQDVAVYFSMEEWEYVEGHKDLYKDVMIGNYLLLTSPDEDSKRNPPKKSFRLLNSQDDPYENHNVLQDCQVEGMVGIKVEILEEMEESYLGHDLRGIKKETPTNVSLNGLAHQNTLEGHLILPQDYEIEDMDNIVSPEEDISSIIYPAFHSSELSSDPFFLGIPHRDNHLFSCTECGKCFSKKVSLASHLKTHSTQKPYSCSDCGKSFTHKSVLVRHQKIHSGEKPFVCSDCYKCFVQKSDLIYHQRLHTGEKPYPCSDCGKRFSHKSVLVRHQKIHTGEKPHVCPRCGKSFIQKTHLKRHQKIHAREKPYLNFNYGKCFSKKASLMAHLPNHTVDFPLPYCECEKCFLQRSELIYHQRLHTG, encoded by the exons GATTCTACAGTTGTGATAACGTCATCAGGAGAGCCGGTCACACCCAACAATGGTCCCATTGTGTCAGGAGGAAGCAGCAGGACCATTGGAGATACGAAGGAGCCTTCAACTCACCCACTGTTAAATGATAgaaagaagatcctagaactcaccaatAAGATCACTGAGctacttactggagag GCTCCTATACGATATCAGGATGTcgctgtctatttctccatggaggagtgggagtatgtagaaggacacaaggatctaTATAAGGATGTTATGATTGGGAACTACCTACTCCTGACATCACCAG ATGAAGATAGTAAAAGAAATCCACCCAAGAAAAGTTTCCGTCTTCTGAATTCCCAAGATGATCCATATGAAAATCACAATGTCCTTCAAGATTGTCAG GTTGAAGGTATGGTTGGTATTAAAGTGGAAATTCTAGAAGAGATGGAAGAGTCTTATTTGGGACATGATCTGCGAGGGATTAAGAAGGAGACCCCAACAAATGTCAGCCTAA ATGGACTGGCACATCAGAATACTTTGGAAGGACATCTTATATTACCTCAAGATTATGAAATAGAAGATATGGACAACATAGTTTCCCCAGAAGAGGATATTTCGTCAATTATATATCCAGCATTTCACAGCTCAGAGCTATCTTCTGATCCCTTTTTTCTTGGTATACCTCATAGAGATAATCatctgttttcctgcactgaatgtggtaaatgttttagcaAAAAAGTTAGTCTAGCTTCGCATCTGAAGACCCACTCAAcacagaaaccatattcatgttccgatTGTGGTAAAAGTTTCACTCATAAATCAGTTCTGGTCAGGCATCAAAAAATTCACTCGGGAGAGAAACCTTTTGTATGTTCTGACTGCTATAAGTGTTTTGTACAGAAATCCGATCTAATTTATCATCAGAGACTTCATACAGGAGAGAAACCCTATCCATGTTCAGACTGTGGAAAACGCTTCAGTCACAAATCGGTGCTAGTCCGTCATCAGAAAatccatacaggggagaagcctcaCGTTTGTCCTCGTTGCGGGAAGTCTTTCATACAGAAAACTCATTTGAAGAGACATCAGAAAATCCATGCTCGAGAAAAGCCATATTTAAACTTCAATTATGGGAAATGTTTCAGTAAAAAAGCCAGCCTTATGGCTCATCTTCCAAATCACACAGTTGACTTTCCACTGCCTTACtgtgaatgtgaaaaatgttttcttCAGAGATCCGAACTTATTTATCATCAGAGACTTCACACCGGCTAA
- the LOC142311130 gene encoding gastrula zinc finger protein XlCGF66.1-like isoform X1, producing the protein MMEKGKSLMAERILSLTLEIIYLLTGEDSTVVITSSGEPVTPNNGPIVSGGSSRTIGDTKEPSTHPLLNDRKKILELTNKITELLTGEAPIRYQDVAVYFSMEEWEYVEGHKDLYKDVMIGNYLLLTSPDEDSKRNPPKKSFRLLNSQDDPYENHNVLQDCQVEGMVGIKVEILEEMEESYLGHDLRGIKKETPTNVSLTDGLAHQNTLEGHLILPQDYEIEDMDNIVSPEEDISSIIYPAFHSSELSSDPFFLGIPHRDNHLFSCTECGKCFSKKVSLASHLKTHSTQKPYSCSDCGKSFTHKSVLVRHQKIHSGEKPFVCSDCYKCFVQKSDLIYHQRLHTGEKPYPCSDCGKRFSHKSVLVRHQKIHTGEKPHVCPRCGKSFIQKTHLKRHQKIHAREKPYLNFNYGKCFSKKASLMAHLPNHTVDFPLPYCECEKCFLQRSELIYHQRLHTG; encoded by the exons GATTCTACAGTTGTGATAACGTCATCAGGAGAGCCGGTCACACCCAACAATGGTCCCATTGTGTCAGGAGGAAGCAGCAGGACCATTGGAGATACGAAGGAGCCTTCAACTCACCCACTGTTAAATGATAgaaagaagatcctagaactcaccaatAAGATCACTGAGctacttactggagag GCTCCTATACGATATCAGGATGTcgctgtctatttctccatggaggagtgggagtatgtagaaggacacaaggatctaTATAAGGATGTTATGATTGGGAACTACCTACTCCTGACATCACCAG ATGAAGATAGTAAAAGAAATCCACCCAAGAAAAGTTTCCGTCTTCTGAATTCCCAAGATGATCCATATGAAAATCACAATGTCCTTCAAGATTGTCAG GTTGAAGGTATGGTTGGTATTAAAGTGGAAATTCTAGAAGAGATGGAAGAGTCTTATTTGGGACATGATCTGCGAGGGATTAAGAAGGAGACCCCAACAAATGTCAGCCTAA CAGATGGACTGGCACATCAGAATACTTTGGAAGGACATCTTATATTACCTCAAGATTATGAAATAGAAGATATGGACAACATAGTTTCCCCAGAAGAGGATATTTCGTCAATTATATATCCAGCATTTCACAGCTCAGAGCTATCTTCTGATCCCTTTTTTCTTGGTATACCTCATAGAGATAATCatctgttttcctgcactgaatgtggtaaatgttttagcaAAAAAGTTAGTCTAGCTTCGCATCTGAAGACCCACTCAAcacagaaaccatattcatgttccgatTGTGGTAAAAGTTTCACTCATAAATCAGTTCTGGTCAGGCATCAAAAAATTCACTCGGGAGAGAAACCTTTTGTATGTTCTGACTGCTATAAGTGTTTTGTACAGAAATCCGATCTAATTTATCATCAGAGACTTCATACAGGAGAGAAACCCTATCCATGTTCAGACTGTGGAAAACGCTTCAGTCACAAATCGGTGCTAGTCCGTCATCAGAAAatccatacaggggagaagcctcaCGTTTGTCCTCGTTGCGGGAAGTCTTTCATACAGAAAACTCATTTGAAGAGACATCAGAAAATCCATGCTCGAGAAAAGCCATATTTAAACTTCAATTATGGGAAATGTTTCAGTAAAAAAGCCAGCCTTATGGCTCATCTTCCAAATCACACAGTTGACTTTCCACTGCCTTACtgtgaatgtgaaaaatgttttcttCAGAGATCCGAACTTATTTATCATCAGAGACTTCACACCGGCTAA